The Petrotoga mobilis SJ95 genomic sequence AATAGAAAAAATTCAATCGAAAATAGAAGTAATTAAGGCAAGTTCCATGTGTTTTGTTGCAGAAGATAATTTTATTTTAAATAATTTTAGAGATGAATTATTAAATTCAGTTTCAGCTTTCAATCAGTTAGATACATTAATTATTAAACCTTCTGGTGGAAATATTAAGATAGAGCAAGTTAGGGATGTGGAAGAGTTTTTAATGTATAAACCTAACTATGCAAAGGTGAAGGTTGTTTTTTTTGAGGATATTGATAGATTGAACATAGAAGCAGCAAATGCCGCACTCAAATTAATCGAAGAGCCTCCAGAATATGCTTTAGTATTTGGAACTACTACGAGATGGAATTATTTGTTACCAACCATAAAAAGTCGTTTTATAAGGTATGATCTTTCTATCCCTTCACTTTTGGTTGAAAATATTAATCGCAAATATGGTGAAATAGCGATTTATTTCAATTTTTTCCGACATTATGATTTGGGGGTTTTATTGTTTTTGAACGATGAAAGTACCGATGTTTCTAAAGTTAAAGATGAGGTCAAGAGGGTGCTTAACTTTTCATCCAACAATATCGATGAATTGATAAGCAATTTTAAATTATCTCTTGATTTGCCATACAACAAACTGAAGTTTTCTCTTTCATATTATAAATTGTGGAATATATTAATAAATTCAGACGATAAAGAGTTCTTTTATCTAATAAAAAATATTTCTCAAATAAAAAATGATGTTGAAAATTTATCTTTTTTAAGTAATATATCTTCTTTAGGTGCTATTTTGTTGAGAGATGCGATGGTATTTTTGAATTCTTCCAAATGGAAATTTTTTTGGAACAACTCGTTAGTTTATTTCTTTGGCTTAAATGAACATATTGTTAATTTAGAGCAAATTAAAGATAATATATCATATTTGAATAGGGTATCTACGATGAGATTGGCTAACTTTAACTTTGAAATGGAAATATTTACCCATTTTTTTAGAATTAAAAGATGCTTTATTAGAACCATTAAATAATAATACAATGGGAGTGAAATCTTTTGATAGATCTTGAAGCTGAAGTTTATGGGGTAGAGTTGGAAAAGTTAGGTCCCATATATTACTATAATTATATAGGAATTGAAAAAATCAATATATTTGATTATGTTTTGGTTCAAACAGAAAATGGAATAGAAGTTGGTAGGGTTGTGTTGGGCCCTGTTACAATGAGGTTTGAAGAAATAGGCTATGAACCCAACTCAATTATTAGAAGGGTTTCAGACGAAGACAAACAACAAGTAGAAGACAATGTTAAACTAGCCGAAGAAGTTGCACAATATGCAAAACAGATGGTTAGAGAATTAGGATTAAAAATGAGGATTCTTGATGCCGATTTTACTTTTGATAGATCAAAATTGGTAATTTACTTTGGTTCCGATGTTAGAATCGATTTCAGAGAATTGGTAAAGATATTAGCTAAAAGGTACAAAACAAGAATAGAACTTAAACAAGTAGGAGCTAGGGATGAAGTAAAGAAGATTGGATCAATTGGCTTATGTGGACAAGAGGCTTGTTGTAGCAGATTTCTGAGAGATTTTTCTTCTATAAAGATGGAGCTAGCTAAAACCCAACGGATGATGATTAACACAGCTAAAATTTCGGGTAGATGTGGTAAGCTTCTTTGTTGTTTGAAATATGAAAATGATTTTTATAAAGAAGTCCTTAAAAATGTGCCGAATGAGAACTCTACAATAGAATACGATGGAAAGCCAGCTAGAGTTGTAACGGTCAACGTGTTCTTGAAAGAAGTCTCGCTACAAGTAATAGAAGAAAATCAACCAATCTTAATCAAAGTTCCTTTTTCCTATTTCAACAATGGTAACTCTCAAAACGGGTGATCATATGAAAACAATTGCAGCTGTATTCATAACAATCGGTATTTTGTTTTTAATAATAGGGTTAATGTTTGCATTTAATATAAAACTTGGTAGACTCCCCGGAGATATAATAATAAAAAGAGAAAATTTCGTTTTATATATTCCTATTACAACGATGCTTATTGTTAGTGGATTAGGCACATTACTATCAATTATCATTCGAAGATTTTTCTAATAATGAATGTAAATTCCTTGGAGGTGTATTCGTTGAAAAAAAGTTTAAAAGAACTAAAAAACTTGTCGGTTATCGCCAGAGGAGATATATTGAAGATGACCACTGTGGCTAATTCTGGTCACCCCGCAGGGTCTATGTCTTCTATTGATATGTTTTTATCGGTTTTAAATAGGGCAAATATATTCCCAGATGATCCGTTTAATCCAGATAGAGACAGGATCGTGGTTAGTCATGGTCACACTTCACCAGGATTCTATGTGGCTTTAGCAAGGATGGGCTTTGTAGACATAGAAGAAGTTATTTCAGGATTCAGATATGCTGGGAGCATATTTGAAGGGCATGTTACCCGTGGAATACCTGGTGTTGAGTGGTCAACAGGCAATTTAGGTCAAGGTTTATCAGCTGGGATTGGAATGGCTTTGGCAGCAAAAAAGAGGGGAAAAGACTATAGAGTTTACGTATTTAGTAGTGATGGAGAAAGCTCAAAAGGGCAAATTGCAGAAGCTCGAAGAACTGCCATAAAAGAAGGCTTAAATAACCTAATAGTATTACTTGATTACAACGATATTCAAATATCTGGAAGAGCCAGAGATATCTTATCAGTAAATATAGTTGGAGAATATGAAGCGGCTGGCTGGAACGTTATAGAAATCGATGGACACAATTTTGATCAAATCAATAAGGCTTTAGAAGTAGCTGAAAATGAACCATTAAGGCCAACTGTGATTGTAGCTAAGACGATTATAGGGAAAGGAGTTTCTTTTATGGAAAACACCCCAACCTATCACGGTAAAGCACTCACTAAAGAACAGCTAAGTAAAGCTTTAGAAGAATTAGGTTTAGAAAACGATGTGGAAAAGTACATTGAAAAAAGAAAAAATATGGCTTTAACTAGGGATAAACTAAGTTATCCAAATATTGAATTAAATGTTGAGACAGGACAACCTATAGTATATGGCAAGGGAGAAAAGGTTGCCAATCGTAATGCTTTTGGTAACGCTATTGCTGATCTTGCGAAACTGAACATGGAGAATTTTCCAGTAGTTGCGATCGATTGTGATCTGAAACCATCCGTTAATTTGGAAAAATTTGAAAAAGTCAATCCCGAAGGTTATATTCAAATTGGTATTGAGGAGCATAACGCAGCCACCATTGGAGGAGCATTGTCCGTTAGTGGAGCATTAACTTTTTTCGCTGATTTTGGGGTATTTGGCTTGGATGAGGCATTTAATCAGCAAAGATTAAACGATATTAATCACACTAATTTAAAGACTGTTGTCACCCACTGTGGTATCGATGTTGGAGAAGATGGTAAGACTCATCATGAAGTTAATTATATTGGGATAGTCAGAAGTTTATACCATACTAAATTGATCGTACCTTGTGATGCCAATCAAACTGATAAAGCGATTAGGTATGCTGCCAAAGTTCCTGGCAACTTTGTAATCGCTATGGGAAGATCTAACTTGCCAATCTTGTTAGATGAAGAGGGTAACGTTTATTACAATAACGATTATAACTTCGAGTATGGGAAGTTGGATGTTTTTAGAAAAGGTAGAGACCTAACAGTATTCACATATGGAAGCTTCGCTCATTTAGCGGTGGAAGCTGCTGATAAGTTGAAAGAAGAAGATATACATATTACAGTCATTGGTGTACCGACTCCTTTAGATTTTGACCTTACTCAAGTGAAAGAATACGTTGACAATACTATAGTATTAACCTTAGAAGATCACAACGTAGAAAATGGTTTGTCAAATGAACTGTCAAAAGCTATGATCAAAAATTCTATGAAACCTTCTTATTTTGAACCTATGGGATTAAAAGAATATGCACCGTCTGGAACAATCAAAGATTTGCTAAGGGTTCATGGATTTGATGTAGAATCGCTAGTAAAAAAGATGAAAGGATTAATTGAGAGCAAATGAAGCATGAGGATGATTTAAAATTAACCTTGCAAGAGGAACAAAATGTAAAAAAAGCAAAAAAGGAGCTCCTATTGCCACCATGCGTGAAAGAGAGCGTGTTGTTCGAAGCGTTGTGTCATAAATCATACGTTTTTGACAACGAAAATATTCAAAGAAAACTTGATTCTAATGAAAGGTTAGAATTTCTCGGAGATGCCGTTTTAGAGTTAGTTATCTCCGAGTTTCTTTACAATAATTATCACCTTTCTGAGGGAGAAATGTCAAAGGCGAGGGCTATAATAGGAAGCGAAATTATTTTAGCAGAAGTTGCTTTAAAGTTGAGGTTAGACGACTTTATTTTTTTAAGTAAAGGTGAAGACAAACAAGGTGGGCGAACGAAAAAGTCAATTTTATCTGACACTATGGAGGCTTTGTTTGCTTGTATTTATCTTAGCTGCGGTTATGAAAAGGCAAAGAAGTATATTATAAAAAACATGAAGGAGTACATCGAGAACGCTGTTGAAGGGAATATTTTTCTCGATTATAAGACGAAGTTACAAGAATTAACTCAAGAAAAAACAAAAAAATTGCCTGAATATGTGTTATTGAGTGCTTCTGGGCCCTCACATATGAAAAGATACAAGGTAGCAGTAAAATTAGATGATGAGATACTAGGAATAGGCGAAGGCTTTTCAAAAAAATTTGCGGAACAATTAGCAGCAAAAATTGCTTGTGAGAAGTTTTTGGATTCTATTGGTGGAAATGATGTCGTTGATTAAAGAAATTGAATTCGTTATTTTAAAGAACACATCTTCAGTTTCACTAACAGGGAATTATTGCTACCTGAACTGCAAACATTGTGGCCGCCATTATCTAAATAATATGGCAAGAGTAAAAGATATTGAAGATTTAGTAAAAAAAGGGTTCACTTCTTTTTTAATTAGTGGTGGATTATTGGAAGATAGAAAGGTCCCAATAACTAATTTTGCCGATACACTATATACTCTAAAAACTAAATACAATTTGAAATACAACGTGCATACAGGGTACGTAGATGAAAGTGACATACATGTTTTAAAAAAGATCGCGGATACCGTATCTTTTGATCTGGTTGGAGATCAGCAAACGGTAAAAGAGGTTTATGGGGAATTTGATTATGATAAGATGTGGACTTCTTTGGAATTACTTGTAAATAATGATTTCGTTGTTAAACCACATATTACCATAGGTTTGAATAAAGGAGAATTTTCTCATGAACAAAAAGCAATTGAAAAATTAAAGAAATTTGGAGATCGGATAGATGAAATTATATTTCTAGTTTTTATACCCACGGTTGGAACTGAATTCTATTCTTATCAACCTCCAAAAGTGGCTGAAGTTGTTTCTTTTCTTTCAAGGGTAAGAAACGATTTTTCACATAAAAAGTTAACCTTAGGTTGTATGCATCCTAAAGGGAAATATAGAGAAGAACTACAAACCGAGCTTTTGGGTATTGTAAATAAAATTGTTCAACCTATCGGCAAAGTTATAGAAAAAGCCGAAAGAGAAAATTTCCAGATTAGCTATAGTTACGAATGTTGTGCGTTCTCCTCCAACGGTCGGGTGGGGAGCGGGGCTAGAGGCGCTATATAAAGTTTTAGAGTTTCTAAAAGGCTGCATGATGAGTGGAGGTATATTGTAGAATGGATATTTTACCTTCTTACATGAAGTTATATGAATCAGGTGAACTTCATAGAAGACGTGATTATTTGATCAAACGCTTAGAAGAATGTGATCTTTGCCCTCGTCAGTGTAAAGTAAATAGGCTAAAAAATGTGGGATCTTGTAGGGTAGGGAATGAAATAAAAATTTCCGAATACGTTCTTTATCCGGGAGAAGAGCCTGTATTAAAAGGAGAAAATGGTGCAGGTGGTGTCTTCTTTAGCAATTGCACGATGAGATGTGTGTACTGTCAGAATTTCAATTTCAGTCAGTTGGGTTTCGGAAAGAAGATTTCTACTGAAGAGTTGGGAGAAATTTTCTTAAAATTGCAGAATGAAATGAAGGCCGCTAATTTAGATTTGGTAACAGCAACTCCATACTTACCTTTTATTTTTGATGCTTTAATATATGCAGTAGAAGGGGGATTTCGCTTGCCTATAGTATGGAACTCTTCATCTTATGAAAGTATAGAGACTTTGAAGTTAATGGAAGATGTCGTTGATATTTATTTGGCTGATATAAGGTATACTAGCAATATTGTGGGTAAACGATATTCAGGGGTAAAAGATTACTGGAGTAATGCCAAATTAGCTGTTAAAGAGATGTATCGTCAAATTGGAGAAACTTTTCTGGTAGATGAAAAGTCTAATATTTTAAAAAGAGGAATAATAATTCGTATTCTAGTATTACCGAATTTAATAAACCAAGCAAAAGAAGCCTTAAAATTCTTAAAGTATGAAATCTCGGAAAAGATACATGTCAGCTTAATGGACCAATATGTTCCGGTTTATAAGGCTAAAAATTATGAAAAGTTATCAAGATATTTATATAAATCAGAATATCAGGAAGTAGTCGATTATTTGTATGAATTAGGGTTTGAAAATGGTTGGATTCAGACTCACAATTTAAAAGTCAAGTATGATAGTCCCCTATTTAATTAAAAAAATTTTAAATATTTTCTATTTAAAAAATCCTCATTCAGTCATACTTCTAGGTTGAAAGTAGCAGTTGTTGTTTATTCAGGTTACTATTTCTCTTTTCCTTTTTAATTTTTTTGCTGTATAATTGCCATGAGCTCTCAGTTCTTGATTTTGTAATTTGTAATGATAGTCAGAATCATATTTTTTCCCACTCTTTACCAGTGAATATATTATTCTCAACAATTTTCCCGCTACGGCTAACACAGCAACAGTATGTGATTTACCTCGAGTACGTAGTTTCATGTAATAATTCTTGAAGTATTCATTGTTTTGAATAGCAACGATGGCAGCGATGTAAACAGCTTTTCTTAGGTATCTGTTACCTTTTCTATTGATGAACCAGCCTTTTTTCATTTGACCTGATTCCTCTGTACGAGGATCGATGCCAACGAAAGCCACCAGGGCAGAAGCAGAATAGAATCGGTTAATATCTCCTGTTTCTGCTACAATATTTAAAGCTGTTTCATTGAAACCATCAAGAGATTGTATTAATTCTACCTGGTTTTTAATTACATCGTTTGATGAATTGTTCAAAGTTTCTTTCAATTTTTCTTTGAAGAGCTTTTGATCTGATTCAAGTTTGAACAACAATTCTATTCTTTTTTGAAGAGCTAACTCATGCGCATCGTTGCCACTTGCTATTGAATTTTTAGAAAGTTCAATGATTTGGTCCAACTTATTTTCATCGAAATACAATTGATTATCTATCTTCATCGCATCAATAAGCTGTTTTTTGTTGGTTGTAGCGATCTTCCTTGCAGAAGGGAAGTTATACAATAAATTCATTAAACTCTTGATAAAGATATTAGATTGAAAAGATTCCAATTCAGGGAACAAAAGGTAGACATAACGTTTGATTTCATTCTTAACCCTTGAAATCTCCTCAGAAAGGTTAATGATCTCGCGAGAGTATTGAGTGAAATTATCTATCTCCTTAGAAGAAGGGATGTTGTCTGGATACTTTTCTTTCAGCCAAATGGAGATCAGCTTGGAATCAATGTTGTCGTTTTTAGAATGGCGAAGAGTTTCACTTTTTCTGAATTCTTTCAACAAAAGGGGATTAATGATATGGACATCATAATCGTGTTTAAGTAAATAAGAAAACAAATGTTGATGGTAAATAGAAGTGGATTCCATACCAATTATAATCTCTCTTTTGTTGAACTTTTTAAGAATTTTGTCGAAAGTGGTGAAACCACTCATATTCTGTTTGAATTTACCACTATCGATTTTGGTCCTACCTGAATCGGAGATGTAGTAATGAAAAGAGTTTTTAGAAATATCAATACCTACAAAATACATATTTTTTCACCTCGCTTTAGTATTGTTTGAGGATCCGCCTTTTGCAATCATCCTTCTAATACGGCCTTGAAAGGTCAATCAAGTATCGGATTTATGGGCGGAAAGTGGGTAGCGAACAAACTTTTAAACGAACTTAAAAGTTCAGAAAGAATAAGCGTTCTACTACCCACTCATTTTTTAAAGAAAATAGTTGTTTATGCTTATATTGTATCATCAAATATCATAGAAGAAGATAATGAAGTTTTTTCAACGTCACAATAAACATTGGTGACTATCCGAGGGGTGATTTCATGAAAGAAATAGAACTAATGAGGTACGTTCTTGATCAGTTACAAGATGGAGTAATGGCAATAGATGAAAGGGAAAGAATTTTTTACATAAACGATGCCGCCTGTAGGGTTTTAGGTGTTGATAAAGAAAAAATAATTGGACAAAATGTAGTTGAAAATGTTCCTAATACTAGATTGCACGTTGTTTTAAGAACAGGTGAAGCAGAATTCGACAAACTACAGAGTTTAGGGGATAAAGTAATTTTAACTTCTCGTATCCCTATAAAAAATGATAATAATGAAACTATTGCTGTTGCCGCTGTTTTTAGAGATATCACTACATTACAAAAGTTAGCTGAAGAGATCACTAATTTAAGAGAAATGGAAGCTCTACTGAGTTCCATAATTGATTCCACTTCAGATGCAATTTCTGTCGCAGATCAAGAAGGTCGTGTGACTATGGTCAACAGAGCTTACACAAGAATCACAGGATTAACACCAAGAGAGGTCATTGGTAAACCTGCAACTATAGATTTGGCAGAAGGTGAAAGTTTACATATTCAATGTGCAAAAGAGAAAAAACCTATATACAATGTAAAAAAAAGATTAGCCACGAACAAAAAAGAAGTAGTAGCAAGCGTTACCCCACTTTTTGTTAAAAATGAGTTTAAGGGAAGCGTCGCCGTTATTCATGACATTTCCGAAATTCAAAGATTGATAAACGAATTAGAAGCTACAAAAAGGATGTTGAAAAAAGAAAGTGCCACACATACCTTTGATGATTTAGTCGTTAAATCTGAAATTATGAAAGATGTTGTTGCCCAAGCAAGTAAAGTAGCCTCAGTAGACGTCAACCTTTTATTAATAGGCGAATTTGGAGTAGGGAAAGAGGTACTAGCACAAGCTATTCACAACGCAAGTGCGAGGAAAGAGGGACCGTATCTCAAATTAAACTTTTCTTTGATCCCAAGAGAAAGACAAGAAGAATACCTTTTTGGGGAGAATAGTTATCTGGCACAAGCGAATGAAGGGACCCTTTTTTTGGAAAATATTGATCTCATGGATATAGAAATGCAAAGAAAACTTTTAGCTTTCCTTAAAGACAATGTTTTTGATACCAATTATTACGATTTTATTCCTGATGTTAGGTTCATTTTTGCAACTACTGAAGATTTAAAGATTCTTTCTGGTTTGGGTAAATTTTCTAAAGAGCTTTTATACAAAATTTCAGTAGTAAATATAGAAGTTCCACCGTTAAGAGAAAGAAAGGAAGACATTCCTGAACTTGCTCAGCAACTATTACATAATCTAAATAGAAAGTATGGAAGAATAGTTTATGGATTTACTGAAGATGCCTTGAAGAAATTGATGAATTATTCGTGGCCTGGGAACATAAGAGAGTTGGAAAACGTTATTGACCGGGCTATGTTGGCAATGGACAACAGCGATTCCATAGTTACTTCCACGCACATTCCCGATTTGATAGAAAAGGTTGAAGAAGTCACAGGAACGCTTAAGGAAATGACAGAAGATTTCGAAAAAAAGATAATTCTGGAAATCCTTGAAGCAAGTCACGGTAATAAAACAGAAGTTGCACGTAAACTAGGGTTAACTGTGAGAAATCTTTATTATAAGCTAGATAGGTATGGGATCAAGTAAAGATTTAAAATGAATAGGGGGATGAACATTGAAGTTTGAATTTCGTCTAGAGCGATTGAAAGACCTAAAAAAAATTTTAGAAGATAATGCAAGAATGGAATTGGGTAAAAAAAGTAAACAAAGGCAATTAGTTGAAGACGAAATCAAACAGATTAGCAATAAGATTGATACCTTTTCAGATGAATTTACAAAAGAAGTAAAAGATACCATATCGATTACTAAATTATCAAACATGATAGAGTATAAAAATCATTTAAATGAGCAATTATCACAACTACATTTAGTATTACATGAAAAACTGCAAGAAGAAGAAATTGCCCGACAAAATTATTTAAAGGCCAAGAACGAAAAAGATATCCTTCAAAAACTTAAAGATAAAAGATTTGACGAATTTAAAATTCAGGAAAAGAGGGCGAATATAAAAGAACTAGATGAAATTGCTAGATTAAACCATC encodes the following:
- a CDS encoding transketolase — translated: MNVNSLEVYSLKKSLKELKNLSVIARGDILKMTTVANSGHPAGSMSSIDMFLSVLNRANIFPDDPFNPDRDRIVVSHGHTSPGFYVALARMGFVDIEEVISGFRYAGSIFEGHVTRGIPGVEWSTGNLGQGLSAGIGMALAAKKRGKDYRVYVFSSDGESSKGQIAEARRTAIKEGLNNLIVLLDYNDIQISGRARDILSVNIVGEYEAAGWNVIEIDGHNFDQINKALEVAENEPLRPTVIVAKTIIGKGVSFMENTPTYHGKALTKEQLSKALEELGLENDVEKYIEKRKNMALTRDKLSYPNIELNVETGQPIVYGKGEKVANRNAFGNAIADLAKLNMENFPVVAIDCDLKPSVNLEKFEKVNPEGYIQIGIEEHNAATIGGALSVSGALTFFADFGVFGLDEAFNQQRLNDINHTNLKTVVTHCGIDVGEDGKTHHEVNYIGIVRSLYHTKLIVPCDANQTDKAIRYAAKVPGNFVIAMGRSNLPILLDEEGNVYYNNDYNFEYGKLDVFRKGRDLTVFTYGSFAHLAVEAADKLKEEDIHITVIGVPTPLDFDLTQVKEYVDNTIVLTLEDHNVENGLSNELSKAMIKNSMKPSYFEPMGLKEYAPSGTIKDLLRVHGFDVESLVKKMKGLIESK
- a CDS encoding PSP1 domain-containing protein, which gives rise to MIDLEAEVYGVELEKLGPIYYYNYIGIEKINIFDYVLVQTENGIEVGRVVLGPVTMRFEEIGYEPNSIIRRVSDEDKQQVEDNVKLAEEVAQYAKQMVRELGLKMRILDADFTFDRSKLVIYFGSDVRIDFRELVKILAKRYKTRIELKQVGARDEVKKIGSIGLCGQEACCSRFLRDFSSIKMELAKTQRMMINTAKISGRCGKLLCCLKYENDFYKEVLKNVPNENSTIEYDGKPARVVTVNVFLKEVSLQVIEENQPILIKVPFSYFNNGNSQNG
- a CDS encoding DNA polymerase III gamma/tau subunits-like protein is translated as MSDSFFYDTIEKIQSKIEVIKASSMCFVAEDNFILNNFRDELLNSVSAFNQLDTLIIKPSGGNIKIEQVRDVEEFLMYKPNYAKVKVVFFEDIDRLNIEAANAALKLIEEPPEYALVFGTTTRWNYLLPTIKSRFIRYDLSIPSLLVENINRKYGEIAIYFNFFRHYDLGVLLFLNDESTDVSKVKDEVKRVLNFSSNNIDELISNFKLSLDLPYNKLKFSLSYYKLWNILINSDDKEFFYLIKNISQIKNDVENLSFLSNISSLGAILLRDAMVFLNSSKWKFFWNNSLVYFFGLNEHIVNLEQIKDNISYLNRVSTMRLANFNFEMEIFTHFFRIKRCFIRTIK
- a CDS encoding radical SAM protein — its product is MDILPSYMKLYESGELHRRRDYLIKRLEECDLCPRQCKVNRLKNVGSCRVGNEIKISEYVLYPGEEPVLKGENGAGGVFFSNCTMRCVYCQNFNFSQLGFGKKISTEELGEIFLKLQNEMKAANLDLVTATPYLPFIFDALIYAVEGGFRLPIVWNSSSYESIETLKLMEDVVDIYLADIRYTSNIVGKRYSGVKDYWSNAKLAVKEMYRQIGETFLVDEKSNILKRGIIIRILVLPNLINQAKEALKFLKYEISEKIHVSLMDQYVPVYKAKNYEKLSRYLYKSEYQEVVDYLYELGFENGWIQTHNLKVKYDSPLFN
- the rnc gene encoding ribonuclease III yields the protein MKHEDDLKLTLQEEQNVKKAKKELLLPPCVKESVLFEALCHKSYVFDNENIQRKLDSNERLEFLGDAVLELVISEFLYNNYHLSEGEMSKARAIIGSEIILAEVALKLRLDDFIFLSKGEDKQGGRTKKSILSDTMEALFACIYLSCGYEKAKKYIIKNMKEYIENAVEGNIFLDYKTKLQELTQEKTKKLPEYVLLSASGPSHMKRYKVAVKLDDEILGIGEGFSKKFAEQLAAKIACEKFLDSIGGNDVVD
- a CDS encoding DUF2905 domain-containing protein, which codes for MFAFNIKLGRLPGDIIIKRENFVLYIPITTMLIVSGLGTLLSIIIRRFF
- a CDS encoding sigma-54 interaction domain-containing protein, with translation MKEIELMRYVLDQLQDGVMAIDERERIFYINDAACRVLGVDKEKIIGQNVVENVPNTRLHVVLRTGEAEFDKLQSLGDKVILTSRIPIKNDNNETIAVAAVFRDITTLQKLAEEITNLREMEALLSSIIDSTSDAISVADQEGRVTMVNRAYTRITGLTPREVIGKPATIDLAEGESLHIQCAKEKKPIYNVKKRLATNKKEVVASVTPLFVKNEFKGSVAVIHDISEIQRLINELEATKRMLKKESATHTFDDLVVKSEIMKDVVAQASKVASVDVNLLLIGEFGVGKEVLAQAIHNASARKEGPYLKLNFSLIPRERQEEYLFGENSYLAQANEGTLFLENIDLMDIEMQRKLLAFLKDNVFDTNYYDFIPDVRFIFATTEDLKILSGLGKFSKELLYKISVVNIEVPPLRERKEDIPELAQQLLHNLNRKYGRIVYGFTEDALKKLMNYSWPGNIRELENVIDRAMLAMDNSDSIVTSTHIPDLIEKVEEVTGTLKEMTEDFEKKIILEILEASHGNKTEVARKLGLTVRNLYYKLDRYGIK
- the fliJ gene encoding flagellar export protein FliJ, producing MKFEFRLERLKDLKKILEDNARMELGKKSKQRQLVEDEIKQISNKIDTFSDEFTKEVKDTISITKLSNMIEYKNHLNEQLSQLHLVLHEKLQEEEIARQNYLKAKNEKDILQKLKDKRFDEFKIQEKRANIKELDEIARLNHQPREENYE
- a CDS encoding radical SAM protein, which encodes MSLIKEIEFVILKNTSSVSLTGNYCYLNCKHCGRHYLNNMARVKDIEDLVKKGFTSFLISGGLLEDRKVPITNFADTLYTLKTKYNLKYNVHTGYVDESDIHVLKKIADTVSFDLVGDQQTVKEVYGEFDYDKMWTSLELLVNNDFVVKPHITIGLNKGEFSHEQKAIEKLKKFGDRIDEIIFLVFIPTVGTEFYSYQPPKVAEVVSFLSRVRNDFSHKKLTLGCMHPKGKYREELQTELLGIVNKIVQPIGKVIEKAERENFQISYSYECCAFSSNGRVGSGARGAI
- a CDS encoding IS110 family RNA-guided transposase, with the protein product MYFVGIDISKNSFHYYISDSGRTKIDSGKFKQNMSGFTTFDKILKKFNKREIIIGMESTSIYHQHLFSYLLKHDYDVHIINPLLLKEFRKSETLRHSKNDNIDSKLISIWLKEKYPDNIPSSKEIDNFTQYSREIINLSEEISRVKNEIKRYVYLLFPELESFQSNIFIKSLMNLLYNFPSARKIATTNKKQLIDAMKIDNQLYFDENKLDQIIELSKNSIASGNDAHELALQKRIELLFKLESDQKLFKEKLKETLNNSSNDVIKNQVELIQSLDGFNETALNIVAETGDINRFYSASALVAFVGIDPRTEESGQMKKGWFINRKGNRYLRKAVYIAAIVAIQNNEYFKNYYMKLRTRGKSHTVAVLAVAGKLLRIIYSLVKSGKKYDSDYHYKLQNQELRAHGNYTAKKLKRKREIVT